The DNA region GTTCGATGCCGTGCGGGTGGGGGATGAGGTCAAGGTGCTGACCTACTTCCACGTGCGGGAGAGCGCACAGGTTCTCTATGGCTTCGCCAATGCCGACCAGCGGGATTTGTTTTGTCTGTTGATTGATCGGGTCAGCGGGGTCGGGCCGAAGCTGGCGATGGCGGTGCTCGGTGGCATGACCGTGGCGGATTTCCGCGCCTGTGTGGTGGCCGGTGATGCGGCGGCGCTGTCGAAGGTGAAAGGGGTGGGCAAGAAGACGGCGGAGCGCGTGATGCTCGAATTGAAAGATAAAGTGGGTGTCGCGGATGCTTGGCAGGCGGTTGCCGAAGCCGGTGCCGCTGGTGGAGCTCACAAAGCCAGTTCTGAGACCGTGCTCGCATTGATCTCACTGGGCTACAAGCAGGCGGATGCCAACAAGGCGGTGGCGAAGGTGGTCAAGTCGCTGGGCGACGCGGCCGCCGAGGCGACCTCTGATGAGTTGTTGCGCGGCGCACTGCGTTCGATGAACTAATAGTGACCTACCTGCGACGAGCGAGCGTTGGCAGGTTCTCTCTCTTTCTTGCCCCGAATCACGAGCTGATGACAGACATGAATCACCAACTTGGAAAGCAGTTGAAGCCAGGTATGAATGCGGCAGGTCGCGTGGAAGCGATCCGCACGGCAATGCCCGAGGATGGCTTGTTTGCGGGTAAGGAGTGGCGGATTTCGCCGGACCCTTTCGTGCTCGCGCCCGAGGAGGTACGCCAGTTGGAGCGCCTGGGCCAGTTGCTGTGGAAGTATGTCGAGGCGTGTGATGTGATTTTCAGGCGCAGTCGTAAGGGGAAAGACGTGCCGTGGGTGGCGGACGTGCTGACTGCTGGCAAGCCGGATTGGCTGATCGACGCGGGGATGGCCTGCGCCGAGGAGCGTCCGCGGGTGCTGCGTCCGGATCTGATTTTGACCGACGATGGGTTTGCGATGAGTGAGCTCGACAGCGTGCCGGGTGGGATTGGTCTGGTCGGCTGGCTGAACCAATGTTACGCCGCGTTGGGCGATCGTGTGTTGGGTGGGGCGTCGGGCATGGTCGATGGCTTTGCGTCGCTTTTCCCCGACGGTGCGGACATTTTGGTGTCGAAGGAGAGTGGGGACTATCGTCCGGAGATGGACTGGTTGCTAACGCAGCTCGATGGCGGACGGTTCTCCGTGCAGGATGCGGAGAATGCCGAGGTCGCGAGTGGTCGCGATGTGTACCGGTTTTTCGAGTTGTTCGACTGGGAGCAGATTCCGGGGGCGAAAGAATTGATCGAGCGTGCTGCGCAGGGTGATGTTCGCATCAGCGCGCCGCCGAAACCGTGGCTTGAGGAGAAGCTGTGGCTGGGCTTGTTCTGGACGCCTGGTTTGCGCCGTGTGTGGGATCAGTTGATGCGCCGCGGTCACTGGCGTGAATTGAGCCGGGTGATCCCATATGGCTGGATGGTGGATCCAGCGCCGCTGCCACCTCAGGCTGTGTTGCCGAGGCTGGATGCGGCGTCGTGGGACGAGGTGGCTGGATTTTCACAACGGGAGCGCGAGCTGGTGCTCAAGATCAGCGGGTTCGATGAGTCGGCGTGGGGCAGCCGCGGTGTGACCATCGGGCACGATGTCTCGGGCAACGAGTGGAAGGCGGCTCTGAAGGAGGCCCAGGAGTCGTTCCCGCAGCAACCGTTCGTGATGCAGGAGTTCCGCAAGGGGCGCGTCGTCGAGCACAGCTACTGGGACGATGCCACGGGCAGCGTGAAAATGATGAAGGGGCGGGTGCGTCTGACGCCATATTTCTTCGTCGGGCGCGAGGACAACCAGGTGCGCCTCGGTGGCGTGCACGCCACGATTTGTCCGGAGGACAAGAAGATCATCCATGGCATGCGCGACGCGGTGATGGTGCCGTGTGTGGAGGGCCACGAGTAGGCGATGCCGGCGAAGAAGAAAACCAATGCCAAGCCTCTGGTGGGTGGTGCCCTGATCAAAGAGGTCAACCGCAGGATCAGGCTGGCGCGTGGCCATTGGGACGCTCATCGCAACAAAGCCTGCCGCCGCGAGCGCGATGCGGCAATGGAGCTCTACGAGACGCTCACCAAAGAACAACGCGATCAAGTTCCGCAGGTGCTGCGCGTCTGGCTGCGCTACCGCAGCGAGAAGTACTTCGGCGATCACCGCACGCCGCCCGGGAACAAGTAGAGGTGCGGAGGTTGCCCTGATTCGGTTTTATGGAACCGCAGATTTCGCTGATTCTCGCGGATTATTTTGTGTTGTTGTTTTTTTGTTTGTTAGATTGGGGGCGTGATTGGTGATCTGCAGACCTATGAGATTATTGGGGCCGCGATGGCTGTGCATTCGGAGCTTGGAAGCGGGTTTCTAGAGCGGGTCTACCATGAGGCGTTGAAGTTGGAGTTCGCAAGGCGGGGGATTCCCTTTGAGAGTGAAGTGGCGCTGGCTGTTATGTACCGGGGGGAGAAGCTGGATGCTGGTTACCGCGCGGATTTTGTGTGCTACGGAGCGGTATTGGTCGAGATCAAGGCAATGGTTGATCTGGGCGCAAATGAGTCAGCTCAAGTGATCAACTATTTGAAAGCCACAGGGTATGAGAGAGGGCTGCTCTTCAATTTCGGAACAAAGAGTCTTCAGCAAAAGCGCTTCATAAAGTCCTTAGACCGCGGTTGAGAGCGCGAGAACACGCGCAGAGCGCAGCGAACGGTATGGGACGAAGACGCCTGCGGGCCATCCTGCAAATCGGCGGAATCTGTGGTTCCCAAAATAGAACCACGGCGAGCTCCGCCGCTTCACGGGTCCGAAGAGGGAGTTGGATGGGGGGCGATCGTAGTACTTGGGGCGGATTTTGGGCAGCGCGAACGGTATGCGGAGGAGATGCCTGCGGACCATCCAGTGAATCGGTGGAATCTGCGGTTCCTAAAACAGAACCAAGGCCAGCTCCGCCGCTGGAAGAGGGCACGAAAAAAGCGCCCAGTGGAGTGATCCACGCGGGCGCTTTGGAAAGAGTCTCTTCGGGAGGCTTAGATAAGACCTGCCTTCTTGAGGGTGGCGTATGCGCCGTTCTTCGAGATGGTCTTGATCGCCTTGGCGGAGATGCGGACGCGAACGAAGCGGCCGAGTTCTGGAACCCAGATGCGCTTGTTCTGAAGGTTTGGCTGGAAGGTGCGCTTGGTGACTTTGGTCACGTGACG from Sulfuriroseicoccus oceanibius includes:
- the ruvA gene encoding Holliday junction branch migration protein RuvA, with the protein product MIAFIKGRLEYNMPQQLVVDVHGVGYQVEVPIGTFDAVRVGDEVKVLTYFHVRESAQVLYGFANADQRDLFCLLIDRVSGVGPKLAMAVLGGMTVADFRACVVAGDAAALSKVKGVGKKTAERVMLELKDKVGVADAWQAVAEAGAAGGAHKASSETVLALISLGYKQADANKAVAKVVKSLGDAAAEATSDELLRGALRSMN
- a CDS encoding Precorrin-3B methylase, with the protein product MPAKKKTNAKPLVGGALIKEVNRRIRLARGHWDAHRNKACRRERDAAMELYETLTKEQRDQVPQVLRVWLRYRSEKYFGDHRTPPGNK
- a CDS encoding GxxExxY protein, with translation MIGDLQTYEIIGAAMAVHSELGSGFLERVYHEALKLEFARRGIPFESEVALAVMYRGEKLDAGYRADFVCYGAVLVEIKAMVDLGANESAQVINYLKATGYERGLLFNFGTKSLQQKRFIKSLDRG
- the rpmB gene encoding 50S ribosomal protein L28; its protein translation is MAQVCSITGKRNVSGRRIHRSGLAKKKGGVGRHVTKVTKRTFQPNLQNKRIWVPELGRFVRVRISAKAIKTISKNGAYATLKKAGLI